TCAGCGATCTGCTGCGGGCCCGGATATCGATATCGCTGGAGGTGCAGAATCAGGGGCTGCTCAGGAGCATGAATGTGCGCTCGAAGCTCCAGATGAAACTGTCGGCGCTGGTCGAGGGTTTGTCGGTCTTCGCCGTCAGCTATTACATCTTCAATCTGGTGAAATACATTATTGATCCGCTGTTCGATCCGCACCTGGCGCACCTGATTTATGCGCCGCTTATCCTTTTGATCGTCGGACTGGCGTGGTGGTTTATTCACCAGCGCAAGAAGTCGATTGGTCACGCGGAAGCGTAGGGAAGGGTATCCACAGATTACACAGATTGAAGAGGCGGCGCTTCGCGCCAGATCAGTCAGAGTATGATCTTTCTAAAATCTGTGTAATCTGTGTAATCTGTGGATAACTTTCCTTACTTTAATTTACCCAAGCGCTTCGCATTGGCCATGGCGCGAGAGCGGATGGGCTTGAGCGCCCGCAAGGCCATGGTGGCGGTGTGGTCCGAAAGGGTTGCGGCGGTCAGGCCGGCGCGTTTCAGACTGCGCCCCAGCTTTTCATTGCGGGCCATCGCCTGAGCCACGGTTTTGGCATTGGCCAGGCTGAACAGATCGGCCTGCACGGCGGTTATGTCCTTCATGATCTTCATGCCGGCCTGCACATCGTGAGTCATGGCGCGCGTGGTGACGCCTTGCAAAACCTCGGCGGCGGCCGCCAGTTTTTCCTGGCCCATTAGCGTGAATTCCGCCGTGTCACGCGGACTGGGCGGCGTGCTGGCGTTCATTATACGCAGGGTGCGGTGCTGGATGACCTGCGCCGAAGCCATCATCATGCTGCTGGTTTGAAGGGCCAGATCGGTCCATAGGGCGAACGGGTTACTGAGTGTCGATGTGCGTGTCATGGCGCCAGTAAAACGCCGCATCGCATAAGAAAACGATGCGGGTTTGATAATTTTCATTACAATGCCGGTATGAGGGGACATATGAGATTTTTGGCGGTTTTGACGCTGCTGTTTCTAATGCCGGTAGAGGTTCGGGCTGCGGCAGTTCAGGAGGGCACGAAGCCGTGGCCGCAGGCGACCGTGCCTTACCACTTTGATGCTGTATTGCTCAAATCTGCCGGTGCTTCGGGTAAGGACTGTACGGGATGGAAGCGATGGAAGTCGGCGACCGAGGCCTACAAGGCGTGCAAGGCTATGGACGCCTGGACTGCGGCGACGGGGGTACGCTTTGTCCATGACGAACGCGAACTCGACAGCCTTTATATCGTTCATGATGCCAATGCCACCAACGCCACGCTGGGACACCTGCCTATGGTCAATCGTCTTCAGATTGAGCCCCGCGCTTCATACGGTTCGGTGCTGCACGAGTTTGGCCATGTGCTTGGGCTGATGCATGAGCACCAGCGGCCTGACCGCGATGCTTATATTCGTCTGGAACCCTTCCTGCAAACCTATCTCGATGATTGCGGCCTGTCTCTCAGCGCGGTTTGCCGGGATGTTCGCAACGCCTTTCCCAAGGTGAAGGTGCAGATGTCATCGGACTATGATCCCTGTTCGAACATGCACTATCTTGCCAACCAAACGCCGCGTCATCGTGAGGATAAGCGATGGGGGCGTATTTTTACTCTGACTGCCAAAGGGCAGGAAGCGCTCAAGATTTGCCGCACTCAGTTCTCGAGTTTGCCGGAGCGCTGCCTAATGGTTGGGCAAAAGTGCGCGATCAGTCAGGATGACGCGGCCATCGTTCGTCGCTTTCAGCGCGTCGAAACATTCGTGCATTGACAAGCGCTGCATCATAAGGAACACATGCGGAACACGGGACGCTCACCAGAAGGCGGGTTTGTAAACCGAAGCGGGCAGGGAAGCGCCGGCGCGGGTGAGTTGAGGGTATGGATAAGCTTTACGATTGCTGCTGGGTCGAACTGGAAGGGGACATGCGTCCGCAACTGGTCATTCGCAAGCGCCTGAAACCTGCCATCTATGCAGTGGGGGAATGGCTCTATGCCGAGTGCGGCTCACCCTTGTCGCATAATCCTGAGGCGCCGCGCATCCTGTCGATCCAGGCGCCACTCGGGCATGGACGGCGCGCAAGTCGCTAAGGCTGGCCGTGTAAGCTCTGGTTAGAGACAAGCTGCCGGATGAAACCAAGCTGTGCGCGCAAAGCCACGGCATGTTCGGGCGTGGGCGTTAGATTGACCGGGAAAGCCTCATCCAGATCGCCATCATCGAGCACCGCCTCCACCCAGCCGTCCATCAGATCGCAATAGGTGGTGAGTGCCTCAAGCGGTGTCGGCGCCTCGTCAGTAACAAAATAGGCCGGCGGCACATCGCCGCTCACCACCCATAGCGCATCATCGACACCGCCGGCCGGCTCGGCGAAACGGACCAGAAACAGGCCGATAACCCCGTCAATACCATAGGCCAGAAGCACCTGACGCAGGGGCGGGCACCAGACAAAGCTCTGAATATAATCGAGCGCTTCGACCGCCAGACCGCGCAGGCGGTCGGCCTCTTCGGGCGTATCCGCCGTAATGGCCTCGATGGGCTGAAACGCACTGATATCCAACTTACAATCTCCTTACGGCGCGTGCGGGCATAGGCATGGCTTCCTTACGGGTGGTGGACGCCATCTAGGGCACATCTTCAAACACAGGGCGATACCATGGATACGTTCGATACCACGCAAGGCAAGGGCGGCGAAACCCACCAGCAGGTGCATCATGAGGGCGCTGAACACAGCCCGACACGCGAAAGCGCGCATCTGACCACCAACCAGGGCATTCGCGTTTCAGATAACCAGAACAGCCTCAAGGCCGGCGCGCGCGGGCCGGCCCTGCTCGAAGACTTTGTGCTGCGCGAAAAGATCTTCCATTTCGACCACGAGCGCATTCCGGAACGCATCGTCCATGCCCGCGGTTCCGGCGCCCATGGCTATTTCGAGCTGACCGAATCCCTGGCCGACCTCACGAAAGCCGACCTGTTCCAGCGCGTCGGCGAAAAAACGCCGGTGTTCACGCGCTTCTCCACGGTGGCCGGTGGTGCGGGCAGCGTCGATACCCCGCGTGACGTGCGCGGTTTCGCGGTCAAGTTCTACACCCAGGCAGGCAACTGGGATCTGGTCGGCAACAACATTCCGGTCTTCTTCATCCAGGACGCCATCAAGTTCCCCGACCTGATCCATGCAGTCAAGATGGAGGCCGACAAGGCCTATCCGCAGGCCGGTTCGGCGCACGATACCTTCTGGGATTTCGCGTCGCTGATGCCGGAGACCACCCATATGCTGATGTGGGCGATGTCGGACCGCACCCTTCCGCGCAGCTTACGCATGATGGAGGGCTTCGGCATCCACACCTTCGTCATGGTCAATGCCGAGGGCAAGGAGAGCTTCGTCAAGTTCCACTGGCGGCCCAAGCTCGGCGCGCAATCGACCCTGTGGGACGAGGCGCTGAAGCTTCAGGCAGCGGATAATGACTACCATCGCCGTGATCTCTATGAGGCGATCGACACCGGCAACTTCCCCGAATGGGAACTGGGCCTTCAGGTCTTCGATCAGGCCTTCGCCGACAGCCAGCCCTATGATGTGCTCAACTCGACCAAGCTCATTCCCGAAGAAGTGCTGCCCTTGCGCATTGTCGGCCGCATGGTGCTGGATCGCAACCCGGACAACTTCTTCGCCGAAACCGAGCAGGTGGCCTATTGCCCGGCCAATATCGTGCCCGGCATCGACTTCTCGAACGATCCGCTGCTGCAAGGCCGGCTGTTCTCCTATCTCGATACGCAGAAATCGCGTCTCGGCACCGCCAACTTCCACCAGATTCCGGTCAATGCCCCGAAATGCCCGATGCACAATTTCCAGCGCGACGGCATGATGCAGATGCAGGTTCCCAAGGGACGGGCCAATTATGAGCCGAACTCGCTGGCGGCGCAGGGGGAAGAGGGCGGGCCGCGCGAATGTCCGGCCACCGGCTTTACCAGCTTGGAGGGGCGGGCGGATCATGACGAGCAGGGGCCTAAGCTGCGCGTTCGGCCTGAGCTTTTCGCCGACCACTATTCGCAGGCGCGCCTGTTCTGGATATCGCAGACGGATAATGAGCGGGCGCATATCGCGTCCAGCTTCGTGTTTGAGCTCTCCAAGGTCGGTATCGCGTCCGTCCAGACCCGCACGGTGGCCAATCTGCGCAATGTCGATGAAGACCTGGCCAGGCGGGTCGCCGATGGACTTGGCATTGACGCGCCGGACGCTAATCCGGCGGCGCGAGCCCCTGTCGATCTGGACGCTTCACCGGCCCTCAGCCTTCAGAAAAAGCTGAAGGCAACGCTTGAAGGTCGCCAGGTAGGCATCCTGATCCATGACGGCAGCGATGCCGAGGCCTTGCAGACGCT
The window above is part of the Asticcacaulis sp. MM231 genome. Proteins encoded here:
- a CDS encoding DUF3422 family protein, with amino-acid sequence MQNQGLLRSMNVRSKLQMKLSALVEGLSVFAVSYYIFNLVKYIIDPLFDPHLAHLIYAPLILLIVGLAWWFIHQRKKSIGHAEA
- a CDS encoding polyhydroxyalkanoate granule-associated phasin, whose protein sequence is MTRTSTLSNPFALWTDLALQTSSMMMASAQVIQHRTLRIMNASTPPSPRDTAEFTLMGQEKLAAAAEVLQGVTTRAMTHDVQAGMKIMKDITAVQADLFSLANAKTVAQAMARNEKLGRSLKRAGLTAATLSDHTATMALRALKPIRSRAMANAKRLGKLK
- a CDS encoding M12 family metallopeptidase; translation: MRFLAVLTLLFLMPVEVRAAAVQEGTKPWPQATVPYHFDAVLLKSAGASGKDCTGWKRWKSATEAYKACKAMDAWTAATGVRFVHDERELDSLYIVHDANATNATLGHLPMVNRLQIEPRASYGSVLHEFGHVLGLMHEHQRPDRDAYIRLEPFLQTYLDDCGLSLSAVCRDVRNAFPKVKVQMSSDYDPCSNMHYLANQTPRHREDKRWGRIFTLTAKGQEALKICRTQFSSLPERCLMVGQKCAISQDDAAIVRRFQRVETFVH
- a CDS encoding catalase, translating into MDTFDTTQGKGGETHQQVHHEGAEHSPTRESAHLTTNQGIRVSDNQNSLKAGARGPALLEDFVLREKIFHFDHERIPERIVHARGSGAHGYFELTESLADLTKADLFQRVGEKTPVFTRFSTVAGGAGSVDTPRDVRGFAVKFYTQAGNWDLVGNNIPVFFIQDAIKFPDLIHAVKMEADKAYPQAGSAHDTFWDFASLMPETTHMLMWAMSDRTLPRSLRMMEGFGIHTFVMVNAEGKESFVKFHWRPKLGAQSTLWDEALKLQAADNDYHRRDLYEAIDTGNFPEWELGLQVFDQAFADSQPYDVLNSTKLIPEEVLPLRIVGRMVLDRNPDNFFAETEQVAYCPANIVPGIDFSNDPLLQGRLFSYLDTQKSRLGTANFHQIPVNAPKCPMHNFQRDGMMQMQVPKGRANYEPNSLAAQGEEGGPRECPATGFTSLEGRADHDEQGPKLRVRPELFADHYSQARLFWISQTDNERAHIASSFVFELSKVGIASVQTRTVANLRNVDEDLARRVADGLGIDAPDANPAARAPVDLDASPALSLQKKLKATLEGRQVGILIHDGSDAEALQTLIKAVQDAGGKAVVVAPKVGKTTLSDGKAVKADGQLAGSPSQIFDAVALVLSEEATAALLKESAAVQFVMDAFGHLKAIAHTPAAQALLDKAGVVPDAGIVALKDLPKAGGKRYFDREPGVRTLA